The window ACGCTCTTGAAGTCTTTCGTAAATTTTTTGAATATTGCCGTTTTTCATGAGTTGTTGTTTTCTGATACAAAGGTAGTTATCTGTGAATATATTTTATTAATAATTAATAAATAGGGAAAATAAACTTATATTTGAATTTATTTTAGAATAAAATCCTGTTTGGGATTGTTTTTTAAACCTCCGCCAGAAAAAAATACTATGACCTCATTAGATGCTATAGATATCCGACTTTTAGAGGCCTTGCAAAAGGACGCTAAACAATCCATAAAACAGTTGGCAGAACTGGTGAATCTGTCGGTAACACCTGTTCATGAGCGCATCAAGAAAATGGAGAACAGCGGCCTGATAAAAGAGTATGTGGCGGTTATTGACCCCGACCTCTTGGGGAAAACATTGGTGGCCTATTGTCAGGTGACTTTGGTACGTCATAAAGAGGACCAGTTTCAGGAATTTGAGGCTTATATGAATACGCTGGATGAAGTGATGGAAGTGTCATATGTGGCG of the Zhouia spongiae genome contains:
- a CDS encoding Lrp/AsnC family transcriptional regulator, giving the protein MTSLDAIDIRLLEALQKDAKQSIKQLAELVNLSVTPVHERIKKMENSGLIKEYVAVIDPDLLGKTLVAYCQVTLVRHKEDQFQEFEAYMNTLDEVMEVSYVAGNYDFLIKVLLKDMDEFQYFILHKLSKLEVISNIQSSFVIKSFKNNSAIKIRK